One window of Strigops habroptila isolate Jane chromosome Z, bStrHab1.2.pri, whole genome shotgun sequence genomic DNA carries:
- the BCAR1 gene encoding breast cancer anti-estrogen resistance protein 1 isoform X1, protein MTPRGSPPRRGALLQNVLAKALYDNVAESPDELSFRKGDIMTVLERNTQGLDGWWLCSLHGRQGIVPGNRLKILVGMYDKKQQQQQAPGPAQGQAPPQPSVSQLSLPYHHQGGFTPLSSASQYTPMHPAYASQGDNVYLMPVPSKGQQGLYPGSAPTGQFPPAPAKQPPAYPKQTPPHAFPTPGQEIYQVPPSLGQAAEAYPGGSATPPQDVYQVPPSASQAQDIYQVPPSLDMRSWEGHKPQGKVLVPTRVGQVYVYDSPKGEQDEYDFPRHLLSMGSQEIYDVPPVRVGVPSQFSQEVYDTPPMAVKGPNGQDPGQEIYDVPPSVEKNLHQTVYNVPPSVSKDVSDGPAREETYDVPPAFAKQKPFDPSRHPLLAQQEPYLSEDVYDVPPAAGKGAPDPPLSHEIYDVPPSLKKLGGSAFSSQEVYDVPRDLHAPPKGSLDAEGEYIYDVPPQVDREAKGIDAKRLSASSTGSTRSNISTSSLDMVPMKEPAKGASKEFSLDLDAAMETLAKLQHGVGSAVSYLMSFISANWRSPEHMEANAASIHGAAEGVQTALRDLLEFARGAVGNAAQASDRSLYTKLSKQLQKMEEVYQALARHGQALDACHWAPSALASGKPGTDDLEHFVMHSRGIPDDTKQLASFLHGNASLLFKRTKPAAESGSHGPPHPSDKATSIQSRPLPSPPKLLSQELPDGPYENSESGWMEDYDYVHLQGKEEFEKTQKELLEKGNIIRQSKDQLEHQQLKQFERLEQEVTRPIDNDLSNWSPPQHYGQARGALCPADRQLLLFYLEQCEANLTTLTNAVDAFFTAVSTNQPPKIFVAHSKFIILSAHKLVFIGDTLSRQAKAQDVQHKVMHYSNLLCEMLKEIVVTTKAAALHYPSPAASKDMVERVKDLANSTQQFRMVLGQLAAM, encoded by the exons ATGACTCCCCGCGGCTCACCGCCCCGGCGCGGGGCTCTCTTGCAGAACGTGCTAGCCAAGGCGCTGTACGACAACGTGGCCGAGTCCCCGGACGAGCTCTCCTTCCGCAAGGGCGACATCATGACGGTGCTGGAGCGCAACACGCAAGGGCTGGATGGCTGGTGGCTCTGCTCGCTCCATGGGCGGCAGGGCATCGTCCCCGGGAACCGCCTCAAGATCCTGGTGGGAATGTAcgacaagaagcagcagcagcagcaagcgCCTGGCCCCGCGCAGGGACAGGCACCACCACAGCCGTCGGTGTCCCAGTTGTCTCTGCCTTACCACCACCAAGGGGGCTTCACCCCACTGTCATCTGCCTCACAGTACACACCCATGCACCCTGCTTATGCCTCTCAAGGGGACAACGTCTACCTGATGCCAGTCCCCAGCAAGGGGCAGCAGGGTCTGTACCCAGGCTCAGCACCCACTGGACAGTTTCCACCTGCCCCAGCTAAGCAGCCGCCTGCCTACCCGAAGCAGACACCTCCCCATGCCTTCCCCACCCCTGGCCAGGAGATCTACCAGGTACCCCCCTCACTGGGCCAAGCAGCAGAGGCGTACCCTGGGGGCTCTGCCACCCCTCCCCAGGATGTCTACCAGGTTCCCCCCTCGGCCAGTCAGGCTCAAGACATCTATCAGGTGCCCCCGTCGTTGGACATgaggagctgggaagggcaCAAGCCCCAAGGAAAG GTGCTGGTGCCCACCCGTGTGGGGCAGGTGTACGTCTACGACTCTCCCAAGGGTGAGCAGGATGAGTATGATTTCCCTCGTCACCTCCTCTCCATGGGCTCCCAGGAGATCTATGACGTGCCACCTGTCCGAGTGGGTGTCCCGAGCCAGTTCAGCCAGGAG GTCTATGACACCCCACCTATGGCAGTGAAGGGTCCCAATGGGCAGGACCCGGGGCAGGAGATCTATGATGTGCCCCCCAGCGTGGAGAAGAACCTGCACCAAACT GTGTATAATGTGCCCCCCTCTGTGAGCAAGGACGTGTCCGATGGCCCGGCGCGGGAGGAGACCTATGATGTGCCCCCCGCCTTCGCCAAGCAGAAACCATTTGATCCCTCCCGCCACCCTCTCCTGGCCCAGCAGGAGCCCTATTTGTCCGAGGATGTCTATGATGTGCCACCGGCGGCTGGGAAGGGTGCCCCCGATCCACCACTCTCTCACGAGATCTACGACGTGCCCCCCAGCCTTAAGAAGCTGGGGGGGTCAGCCTTCTCCTCCCAGGAGGTGTATGATGTGCCCCGGGACCTGCATGCCCCACCCAAGGGCTCCCTGGATGCAGAGGGCGAGTACATCTATGATGTCCCACCGCAAGTGGACCGTGAGGCCAAGGGCATCGATGCCAAGCGCCTCTCAgcctccagcacaggcagcacccGCAGCAACATCTCCACATCCTCACTGGATATGGTGCCCATGAAGGAGCCAGCCAAGGGAGCCAGCAAGGAGTTCTCCCTGGACTTGGATGCCGCCATGGAGACGCTGGCCAAGCTCCAGCACGGTGTTGGCAGCGCCGTCTCCTACCTCATGTCCTTCATCAGTGCCAACTGGCGCAGCCCCGAGCACATGGAGGCCAATGCCGCCAGCATCCATGGGGCAGCTGAGGGTGTCCAGACGGCCCTCCGGGACCTGCTGGAGTTTGCCCGGGGGGCGGTGGGCAATGCTGCCCAGGCCTCCGACCGGTCCCTCTACACTAAGCtcagcaagcagctgcagaagatgGAGGAGGTCTACCAGGCCCTGGCACGGCACGGCCAAGCGCTGGACGCTTGCCACTGGGCCCCTAGTGCCCTGGCCAGTGGCAAGCCGGGCACAGACGACTTGGAGCACTTTGTCATGCACTCACGCGGCATTCCCGATGACACCAAGCAGTTGGCCTCCTTCCTGCACGGCAACGCCTCCCTCCTCTTCAAACGGACAAAGCCGGCGGCAGAGAGTGGCAGCCACGGGCCCCCTCACCCCTCTGACAAGGCCACCAGCATCCAGTCGCggcccctgccctccccacccAAGCTGCTGTCCCAGGAGTTGCCTGACGGGCCCTACGAGAACAGCGAGAGTGGCTGGATGGAGGATTATGACTATGTCCATCTCCAG ggcaAGGAAGAGTTTGAGAAGACCcagaaagagctgctggagaaaggCAACATCATCCGGCAGAGCAAGGACCAGCTGGAGCACCAGCAG CTGAAGCAGTTTGAGcggctggagcaggaggtgacGCGCCCCATTGACAACGACCTGTCCAACTGGAGCCCTCCCCAGCACTACGGCCAAGCGCGGGGTGCCCTGTGTCCTGCCGACCGCCAGCTCCTCCTCTTCTACCTGGAGCAGTGCGAGGCCAACCTCACCACACTCACCAATGCCGTTGACGCCTTCTTCACCGCTGTCAGCACCAACCAACCTCCCAAGATCTTTGTGGCCCACAGCAAGTTCATCATCCTCAGCGCCCACAAGCTCGTCTTCATTGGGGATACCCTGTCCCGCCAGGCCAAGGCCCAGGACGTCCAGCACAAGGTGATGCACTACAGCAACCTCCTCTGTGAGATGCTCAAAGAGATCGTGGTGACCACCAAGGCAGCCGCCCTCCACTACCCTTCTCCCGCTGCCTCTAAGGACATGGTGGAGCGTGTGAAGGACCTTGCCAATAGCACGCAGCAGTTCAGGATGGTGCTGGGCCAGCTGGCAGCCATGTGa
- the BCAR1 gene encoding breast cancer anti-estrogen resistance protein 1 isoform X2, whose translation MNYLNVLAKALYDNVAESPDELSFRKGDIMTVLERNTQGLDGWWLCSLHGRQGIVPGNRLKILVGMYDKKQQQQQAPGPAQGQAPPQPSVSQLSLPYHHQGGFTPLSSASQYTPMHPAYASQGDNVYLMPVPSKGQQGLYPGSAPTGQFPPAPAKQPPAYPKQTPPHAFPTPGQEIYQVPPSLGQAAEAYPGGSATPPQDVYQVPPSASQAQDIYQVPPSLDMRSWEGHKPQGKVLVPTRVGQVYVYDSPKGEQDEYDFPRHLLSMGSQEIYDVPPVRVGVPSQFSQEVYDTPPMAVKGPNGQDPGQEIYDVPPSVEKNLHQTVYNVPPSVSKDVSDGPAREETYDVPPAFAKQKPFDPSRHPLLAQQEPYLSEDVYDVPPAAGKGAPDPPLSHEIYDVPPSLKKLGGSAFSSQEVYDVPRDLHAPPKGSLDAEGEYIYDVPPQVDREAKGIDAKRLSASSTGSTRSNISTSSLDMVPMKEPAKGASKEFSLDLDAAMETLAKLQHGVGSAVSYLMSFISANWRSPEHMEANAASIHGAAEGVQTALRDLLEFARGAVGNAAQASDRSLYTKLSKQLQKMEEVYQALARHGQALDACHWAPSALASGKPGTDDLEHFVMHSRGIPDDTKQLASFLHGNASLLFKRTKPAAESGSHGPPHPSDKATSIQSRPLPSPPKLLSQELPDGPYENSESGWMEDYDYVHLQGKEEFEKTQKELLEKGNIIRQSKDQLEHQQLKQFERLEQEVTRPIDNDLSNWSPPQHYGQARGALCPADRQLLLFYLEQCEANLTTLTNAVDAFFTAVSTNQPPKIFVAHSKFIILSAHKLVFIGDTLSRQAKAQDVQHKVMHYSNLLCEMLKEIVVTTKAAALHYPSPAASKDMVERVKDLANSTQQFRMVLGQLAAM comes from the exons AACGTGCTAGCCAAGGCGCTGTACGACAACGTGGCCGAGTCCCCGGACGAGCTCTCCTTCCGCAAGGGCGACATCATGACGGTGCTGGAGCGCAACACGCAAGGGCTGGATGGCTGGTGGCTCTGCTCGCTCCATGGGCGGCAGGGCATCGTCCCCGGGAACCGCCTCAAGATCCTGGTGGGAATGTAcgacaagaagcagcagcagcagcaagcgCCTGGCCCCGCGCAGGGACAGGCACCACCACAGCCGTCGGTGTCCCAGTTGTCTCTGCCTTACCACCACCAAGGGGGCTTCACCCCACTGTCATCTGCCTCACAGTACACACCCATGCACCCTGCTTATGCCTCTCAAGGGGACAACGTCTACCTGATGCCAGTCCCCAGCAAGGGGCAGCAGGGTCTGTACCCAGGCTCAGCACCCACTGGACAGTTTCCACCTGCCCCAGCTAAGCAGCCGCCTGCCTACCCGAAGCAGACACCTCCCCATGCCTTCCCCACCCCTGGCCAGGAGATCTACCAGGTACCCCCCTCACTGGGCCAAGCAGCAGAGGCGTACCCTGGGGGCTCTGCCACCCCTCCCCAGGATGTCTACCAGGTTCCCCCCTCGGCCAGTCAGGCTCAAGACATCTATCAGGTGCCCCCGTCGTTGGACATgaggagctgggaagggcaCAAGCCCCAAGGAAAG GTGCTGGTGCCCACCCGTGTGGGGCAGGTGTACGTCTACGACTCTCCCAAGGGTGAGCAGGATGAGTATGATTTCCCTCGTCACCTCCTCTCCATGGGCTCCCAGGAGATCTATGACGTGCCACCTGTCCGAGTGGGTGTCCCGAGCCAGTTCAGCCAGGAG GTCTATGACACCCCACCTATGGCAGTGAAGGGTCCCAATGGGCAGGACCCGGGGCAGGAGATCTATGATGTGCCCCCCAGCGTGGAGAAGAACCTGCACCAAACT GTGTATAATGTGCCCCCCTCTGTGAGCAAGGACGTGTCCGATGGCCCGGCGCGGGAGGAGACCTATGATGTGCCCCCCGCCTTCGCCAAGCAGAAACCATTTGATCCCTCCCGCCACCCTCTCCTGGCCCAGCAGGAGCCCTATTTGTCCGAGGATGTCTATGATGTGCCACCGGCGGCTGGGAAGGGTGCCCCCGATCCACCACTCTCTCACGAGATCTACGACGTGCCCCCCAGCCTTAAGAAGCTGGGGGGGTCAGCCTTCTCCTCCCAGGAGGTGTATGATGTGCCCCGGGACCTGCATGCCCCACCCAAGGGCTCCCTGGATGCAGAGGGCGAGTACATCTATGATGTCCCACCGCAAGTGGACCGTGAGGCCAAGGGCATCGATGCCAAGCGCCTCTCAgcctccagcacaggcagcacccGCAGCAACATCTCCACATCCTCACTGGATATGGTGCCCATGAAGGAGCCAGCCAAGGGAGCCAGCAAGGAGTTCTCCCTGGACTTGGATGCCGCCATGGAGACGCTGGCCAAGCTCCAGCACGGTGTTGGCAGCGCCGTCTCCTACCTCATGTCCTTCATCAGTGCCAACTGGCGCAGCCCCGAGCACATGGAGGCCAATGCCGCCAGCATCCATGGGGCAGCTGAGGGTGTCCAGACGGCCCTCCGGGACCTGCTGGAGTTTGCCCGGGGGGCGGTGGGCAATGCTGCCCAGGCCTCCGACCGGTCCCTCTACACTAAGCtcagcaagcagctgcagaagatgGAGGAGGTCTACCAGGCCCTGGCACGGCACGGCCAAGCGCTGGACGCTTGCCACTGGGCCCCTAGTGCCCTGGCCAGTGGCAAGCCGGGCACAGACGACTTGGAGCACTTTGTCATGCACTCACGCGGCATTCCCGATGACACCAAGCAGTTGGCCTCCTTCCTGCACGGCAACGCCTCCCTCCTCTTCAAACGGACAAAGCCGGCGGCAGAGAGTGGCAGCCACGGGCCCCCTCACCCCTCTGACAAGGCCACCAGCATCCAGTCGCggcccctgccctccccacccAAGCTGCTGTCCCAGGAGTTGCCTGACGGGCCCTACGAGAACAGCGAGAGTGGCTGGATGGAGGATTATGACTATGTCCATCTCCAG ggcaAGGAAGAGTTTGAGAAGACCcagaaagagctgctggagaaaggCAACATCATCCGGCAGAGCAAGGACCAGCTGGAGCACCAGCAG CTGAAGCAGTTTGAGcggctggagcaggaggtgacGCGCCCCATTGACAACGACCTGTCCAACTGGAGCCCTCCCCAGCACTACGGCCAAGCGCGGGGTGCCCTGTGTCCTGCCGACCGCCAGCTCCTCCTCTTCTACCTGGAGCAGTGCGAGGCCAACCTCACCACACTCACCAATGCCGTTGACGCCTTCTTCACCGCTGTCAGCACCAACCAACCTCCCAAGATCTTTGTGGCCCACAGCAAGTTCATCATCCTCAGCGCCCACAAGCTCGTCTTCATTGGGGATACCCTGTCCCGCCAGGCCAAGGCCCAGGACGTCCAGCACAAGGTGATGCACTACAGCAACCTCCTCTGTGAGATGCTCAAAGAGATCGTGGTGACCACCAAGGCAGCCGCCCTCCACTACCCTTCTCCCGCTGCCTCTAAGGACATGGTGGAGCGTGTGAAGGACCTTGCCAATAGCACGCAGCAGTTCAGGATGGTGCTGGGCCAGCTGGCAGCCATGTGa